The nucleotide sequence TGGTGGTGGCTGCGACGAAGACATCAGCTTGTGACCTAGGGTTTGTGCTAGCggtgggctagggtttggggatgAACAAAGGAGTTAGGGTTtcgaatttgattttttttttgaaattttgtttttttcaacGAAATTATTTTCGCCTGCAGTTGGCATAGGTGACCGCATGTGCCGCCTACGAAAATCAGTTTTGGTTGTAtgcaaaaaatagttttttttctagtgTATACTCGTGCATGTAGcatgtatacttttttttttaaagatagtAGAGTTTTTATTTAACTCTCTATATAAGTAAGATGTACATAGCAAAAACACACAACCACACACTAGTTTTTATAATCTAAGAAAGTAAAAGAAATGCTAAGAGCGCCTGAAATAGAGGCGTGTATAAAATACGCAAACACAAAACGTATATTACATGAATGACTACagtacaaatatatatacagaTACGTGCAAGTTTAATTACAGAGAGGGGACATATTAAGTAGCTAGTGATCTGAAGAAGTAGACATGGATGATGCATATGCATCTAATGATCAAATTATGGCCTTCATATATATCTCGATTGatcgatctagctagctagctagctagctgcatcaTCCTTCAGATTTTTTTTGGAGAATACGCAAAAGACTTATGTATCTTTTGTATTAAGAGAAGTAACCAGATCATACTTTAGATTTTAGAACATGCCATTGCTCGTTGGATCAAAGGTCCAGCGAGAAGCTCTCGTAGTCGAGAAGCTCTGGCAGATCAAAAGCCGAAGAACAGTTCATCATCAGCAACTCCTCCTCGTCGTGGCCATGGAGGATCATGTCGTCTCCTATGTTGAAATGGTCGCTTGGCGCCATGGACTCATTAGCACCGGAGAAGAAGCTGCAGCTCGCATGGCCTGCGCCGTCCACAgagttcgccggcgccggcgacgaacgGAGATGAGCGTCGTCGGAGGGAAGATGATGTTCTGTAGTTCCCCTATCGTTGTTACCATCTGGTGTCTTCCTGACGAACACCCTGCAAATCACCCACTCACTCTAACAAAAACAACAGAATTCAGCAGAAAATTCGATCCAATTTAGTGAAAACGTTTACAAATTCAGTCGCACAAGACATTCGAACTGTTGCATTTCACTCACGCGGGCGACAACTGTCGTCGGCGTCGGGGAAgaagaggcggtggcggcggcgccgccgtgcaggAGGCGGTACTCGTGCATGACCCAGCTCGTCTTCTCGCCCCTCGGCGCCCTCCCCCTGTAGAACACGAGCGTCTTCTTCACCCCCacggggcggccgccgccgccgccgccgccgtgcagcaCCGCCTTGTCCTTCCCCGTCGACTTCCAGTACCCGGTCGCCGTGGCCCTGTTCGTCCTCGTTCCCGACGGCCACCTGAAGCTCCTCGTGCAGAAGAAGTAGCCgcaccgctcctcctcctcctcctcctcctccgccgccgcatcaccTGCAcacatcgacgacgacgacgacgacacatCGATCAAAGCCAACGCACGCACGCAGCAATGTCTCGTCGCAATCGATCGACTAacaacgcggcggcggcaggaggtcCCAGGGCTCGGCGCGGTACAGGTCGGCGTCGCggatggcggcggaggtgaAGCCGGCGTCGGCCGCCTTCcgggcgaggtagtgggcgacGAGCTCCCCGTCGGTCGGCCGGAACCGGAAGCCCGGCGGCAGGAGTCGCGAGAtcatcgccgtcgacgacgacgacggcgcgcggtcgccgcctccgcctcctgccATCGTGACACCGCCGCGCGCGCTCATGCATGCAGAATGCGCGCGAGCAATTACCACTCTACCAGGGCAATTAACGTGTGCACTAGTACACTATTTATAAGGGATTAATGGATGGATTACCGCGAAAGCTTTGTCTGCTTTTGTGCGCTTTGcatgcgtcggcggcggctgtgaGCCCTGATTCGGCTAGTCAACAACCGCCTGTCCCGGCtggtcaagaaaaaaaaatactctgcAGTCTACACCCTGCTTAATTGGCTGCTTCGCCATTGTCTATAAATCAAACAAAACAATATATATCTTTTTAAACTTGAATATATGGTCTTGTGTGCATGGTTAGTGGATTTATTAGTCCGAACTGCTAGAAAACATGTGACAGTTTTTTCTTCCCtagtttttaaattttcaatcgtACGATGATATGTCAAATTTCGCGCTACACTAACGTAGCGCATAagttataattatattatagttacaatAAGTTGCAATGATTATAACTCATTGGTACTGTAACTACATCATAATATCTATACaatttagataaaaaaatttatatacattTTTAAAGTAGTTGCATGCAAGTTATACATTTTTAAAGTacttatattataattatactataattatattaaaaaaatcacttcgatAATTACTGCACTACCCACTGGGTGGCTAGTTCCAGACACAGGTTCAGGGGGAATGGGTGGCTAGTTCCAGACACAGTTCAGGGGGAAgagaaaatcacaaaaaaaaaataataaatagttCCAGACACAGATTCAGGGGAATGTGTGGCTAGTTCCAGACACAGGTTCAAGGGGAAgagaaaatcacaaaaaaaaaactaataaaacaaaaaataataaaaaaaactaataaaacagaaaatcacaaaaaaaaactaataaaacaaaaaataaaaaaataataaaaaaactaataaaacaaaaaaaatggccCATGCAGGTCACGAACCTGCGACCTTCGCGTTATTAGCACGACGCTCTAACCAGCTGAGCTAATAGGCCTTGACGTCTGAGTACATCAAGAAACTTTTATAGATTCGTGTACACTTGCAATGAGATCTCCTCGCAaggctgcaggctgcagctttGCATGTTAATTATGATCACACCCTGAACACGGTAAGCTGCATGAGAAGAAACCAATGTATATGTAGTGATTCGTGGTAATGCATTAGTAGtatcatgcatgcatcgatcACAGAACAAATTCGATCTTCTGATTATATGGATAGCGTGTAATGAAAATCAATCCACGCGCACCTTTTCGCTCCAGATGCATATATACGTACATAGGAGAAGATCGAGAGCTTGGAAAACCTGACATCTTTGATCTAGCatgagaggaggaggcaaacatGTAGCCTGAAATGACTTGCCGGCGCCAACTTATATATGCACGCACCATCAACAGCGTGAAACGCCGGCAATTCATCCTTGGCTACACGATAAATTCGATCATCCTGATGATCATCATTGGCCTCCTCCCCACATGCAAGAACTCAAAGACGTCGCTGGgctcaaaagaaaaaaccatGTTCTTCAGGCATTGGTACTCATCCATCATGGAGCTAGCTAGAAGAAGCTATAGCAGCAGATGAATCAGAGAGGAGAAAAATAGCAGCTAGCTGACGAGAAGCATTCGCTGTGCCTTTTATACACACAGGGAATGATTGCAATAATGCAGCTAGCACAGAGTCtaaggggtgtttagatccgggtgtaaaattttaacgTGTCACATAgggtgttcggacactaataaaaaactaattataaaatccatcggtaaactgtgagacgaatttattaagcctaattaatccgtcattagcaaatatttactgtagcaccatattatcatatcatggagcaattagggttaaaagattcgtctcacaaattagtcgcaatctttgtaattagtttttttagcatatatttaatatttcatgcagGTATGCAAATGTTCGATGttacagggtgtaaaattttttttttttgcaggaatctaaacatgccctaattTCCTGGATTTTGGAGTGACCGGTAGAACGAAATCTGGTGATACATGTGACGTTGTTGGATTGGACATACGACGACGTGGGAGAGCAGTAGCAATTAAATGGCTCTACTATGGAGGCCAGGTACCCCCAGCGGCCATAGCCGAGTGTGTAGAGATAGATAGGAGCGTGCAACTCCATCACCCTACCCTACTCGCTGCTCTTTTCGATCGGCCATGCAACCAAATAGTAACATTTGTCCTCGCTCACATTCCCGTCGGAAATTTAGAATTTAGAACGAACCACAATACAAATCATACAACAATTTAGCAAGTTTTGCTCAAAATAAAGCTAGCCTACAGCTGATCGTTTGGCCTACACAGCTGATATAAGCCGTAAAACGGCATATAAACAactttaaaataatttatgcGTAAAATTGTTATATCTATGTTTGTTCGCTATTTAAAAGTTAATGCTAAAAAACCATTAAAaacactaaaattaaaaaaaataaaattttggtaacagCATATAAGCTGAATGGTATGTAGACAATGGGGACATGCACGATGAATCAGAAAAATTCAGAGTTACTACatgcatactccctctgtactcgtaaataaaggaagtcatttaagacaatgtttaagtcaaaccttggtaATATAAATCacaaataactctcaagttgttgagtttaaaaatataaaaattatatgaatagatttgtcttgaaaatactttcataaaaatatacatatatcacttttcaataaatatttttatagaaacaagaagtcaaagttatatTTTAGAGACCGTATCACCGTCCAAAACGaattcctttacgagtacggagggattATAAGACAGTAAGAGAGAATAGGAAGTTAGTAATGGAGTTTGTTAAAATTCAGTTCTTGTCTTTCCCAAGCTGACGGGGGTAGTGAATTCTGCAAGCATTACGTATACATGATCAGTATAAACTCAAGTCAACTCACAACAGTGGGGGAAGCTGTTGCATGGGGGCTGCCTCATCACTTCATATCTAACTCATGTCATGCGTGAATGCAGAGAAATATGGCCAGTGCTCATCAGTAATGCAAGTTCCTGCTGTTCCCTAGTAAGCCAGTCATGCGTCCTAGTACTGTACTGCAGATGCTCGAGCAAAAAAAAGCCGGGGAAGCAGGGCATGTTGCCCATTGTCTAGTCAAAAACCAGGCGCAGGGTTCTTTATTCACAATAAATTTGTCTGGAGCAGTGTTTTCATCCTACTCCTGTTTAAAATTAGTACCCAATCGTGTTATTACTCCATCcctcccccccccaaaaaaaaaaagataaaccctgaGAATGTTCAtgtccaatatttgaccgtctgtcttatttaaaaaaattatgaaaaaattaaaaagacaagtcacgtttaaagtattaatcatgttttatcatctaacaacaatgaaaatactaattataaaaaaatttcatataaaacggacagtcaaacattggacacagaaacccagggtttgtcttttttttttgtactgagggagtatgtatcttttatcttattaatttTTCGCAAAATAGAGAGTTGATGTTTGATTTAAAGAGCTGAACAAATTAGACAAAATTTGCTACCGAGATTCAAAGGTTCACAGTCTTTGCTATAGAACACGGAAAAACACGTATTTGCTACATTACACTAAAAAACATGATAATTAGCTGCTGGCTAGACATTgaatgtattattttattatgtgCAAATAGAGAGAAACAATGCAAAAAGTATGAATTTGCCCCTATATCCATCAGCTTGTAAGGAGATTCTTCAGTTTTGATTTTTGAAGGAGGAAAAaggtctattttgcctcccttagCTCGCAGTCGGCGCTgggagcggcggccgggagcTACTCCACAGATTACCGCCGCTACCCGATGAGGCGTCGCTGCCTTGCTCCTCGCTCGACGTTTGGTAAAAGCTTTCCGAAGAGCAACCCCTCGCTTCGCTTCGCAGCTCGATTCGATCGCCTGtgcaggaggtggcggcggcggcggggacgagcATTCTCATCAAGAGAACTCGCGGCGGCGATGATCAACCGAGTGGCGCTCCGCGTCGGGAGCCTGGCAATGGCGGTAGGCTCCGTGTGCTTGGGTGCAGGTTCCTGACCATGGTGCTCGTCGTCAACATCGTGCAGCTCAAGCTTGTCCGCCTCGGCTGCTCGCGGGGCGCCGGTGGTGGGTCGCCGTCGTGCCGGTCGTCGATCACGCTGGTACCCACCGCCATGCTGATCTACATCGGCATCTGTACTTTTCTACACCTCCACCCACTACATCAACAAGCACAGCATTGCTGCCGACACGGCGACATGTAGAAACAACTATGAAATTAAGGGCCTCTTTGAATCACAGAGTTGAAAAAATGGAGAAATAGGAAAACACAGGATTCTAATAGGAAtggaagtgtaaaacagaggattgcaaaacacaagaaaaacacaggaatggtcgtttgattggagcgcagaaaaaacgcaggaatcggatgagagagatagactcaaagggaattttccaagaggttagagctCTTGCTATATTTCCGTCAAAATAACAtacaatgtgccattccataggaatttcataggatttggaaaacttcaatcctttgaatcaaagggccaagtaggaaaatttactataggatttgaatcctacgAAATTCCTagataaatcctttgattcaaatgggCAAATCCTACGAAATTCCTAGATAAATCATTTAATTCAAATGGGCCCTAAGTGTATGCTTGTGGCGGATTCAGAGGCCGTCCGGTTCTCGCGGACCTCAACGTAGTTGGACGGGTTGAGCGAGACGGGGCGGATGGAGAGGTGGGGAAGGAGAAAAGGAATTGACACGTGGGACCACCATATATGTTGGTTATCATATATCACTGGCAAGTGGACCATATGCAGAAACCGCTTCCTAAACCATATATAGGAGTCAATTTGTACCGATTCTCAAAGCTGAAGGATACGTTATACACCTGATTTTGTTGTTGAGAGACGCAATACAatcaggaggaagaagaaaggatgCAAAATAGACGTGTTCCTTTGAAGAAAAGCCCACACCTCATCAATTCGAAGCCCATAAAAGATCTGGGCTTTCGGTCCAATCAACACATCAGAAAAGCGCAGCGGTCTCCGTCTCCACATCTCGCTGAGCTGATTTTATTTCCGggcgaaaaagaaaaatatttggtTGTTTCGTGGCTGGGTGAAATGCCTAGGTTGAATTTCATTTGGTTCTGCTAGTTTATATAAATCTTGAAGCGTTTCTGCTGCAGATGGAATCTTTCAATACATACAGAGTTTGGTAATAGGGATGACAATTTTATCCATGGGTCCGGATATCCGTGGTACCCGATCCGATGGGTATGGGTGTGACTTTTTACCCATGGGCACGCCCACCCGAGACCCAATCCGATAGGTATGGTGTGACTTTTTACCCATGAGCACGCCCACCCAAGACCCGAAGACGATATGGGCAACAAACAAGCTTCATTTTTTATCCGTAGGTAACCCAgatacatatgtattagctaattttgactcattttttatttcttatacCCTTTCTGATGGTTCACCTTCTTGGGCACGCCCACCCGAGACCCAAAGACGACATGGGCAACAAACAGGTTTCATTTTTTACCCGTAGGTAGCCCATACCCGATCGATACATATGTATTTATATTAGCTAATTTtgacttattttttatttcttatacCCTTTCTATTGGTTCATTTGTGATGCTAACTGATACTAAGTTATGACATAATTTAAATTATTGTTGATAACCAATAATTTGATAAATattgatcttatttttctttgttaAATTATATATCTTTCAAGTTATTATTTATATGTGATCCATAGTATACCCGCCGGACATATCCGTGCCCACCAGGCATGGATACGGAACGGAGTTTTACCCACTAACTCTAGTGGATAGGGTTTAAGTGGGCAATATTGGGAATCGGGTCAGATATGGTTTTGCTCTAACCGTGCCCAACCAGTCCTATTGCCATCCCTAATTAATCAGGTTGCAGCTTACAAATTTCTAGTGTTTTCCTTCCGTGaagaattcaaaaaaaaatgtattagctTCATGAGCTTTCTGAGCAATCCCCTGAGGAAGATAGCCTGAAAATATTTGGAGTGTACTGTTCAGAATAAATTGTACCAAAAAACTCATATTTAACAATGCATTCGAGATGAAAATGGCCTCAGATTGTAAGTATTTTTCACAGCGAGCTGCTCAAAGTATATTTAACACCATCATAGGCAATTTGCACCAAACGAACTGCAGATACAAAAAAACtacaaacaaaaaacaaacaaacgaaATAAAAAAACCTGGCAAATCAAAAGCACAACAGTAGatgcttctgaaaaaaaaaagaaaggctgAGCTGAGCTGCCTCAGTGGTAGTGACAATATTTGTGTGAGATCGTCACGGAAGAATCCGATAATACGTGCATTTGTTTATGCATCACTGGCAGCAACACGAACCGCAAATTCACGTATTAATTAAGCTAAGTACCACAGAACACCAATCAAAACCAAAAGGAGAAGAGAaataacgaaaaaaaaaacaaagcagaTCTGAGTTGGGGGGAAGGTAAAAAAGCATCAGAGAGATTCCCATTATAGACTTAGTCGATCATTCCCATCTCTCTCAAAAGAGAAGAGGGTGCTGATGTCCCTGTCTTGCTTTCATCACCTGCTTCAACCCATCGAAAATCCCCCAAAACCAAGATCCCAAATCCCAAGAGAGAAAGAAACAGGAAGTTGCTCGAAAGAGAAACGAGAGGCGCGAACAAGCAGCTGAGCGGGAAGagaggacgccggcgacggcgagaatCAGAGAACCCTAGAGACGAATCGGAGGAGGGGATCAGCTtcccggcgggcggcggcggcggcgatgggatgAAGCCATTGGGAGGAGATGTATATATAGCGCTCGTGGTCGTGGGGTGGGGGGCCATGTGCTAGGGTTTTCTGGAGGCGGGCTTTGCTGCTCCGATTTTTGTATTGGGCCGAAAGCCTGTGGGAACCTGGAATTTGGCAGTTGGCAGCATGAAGGCATCCGGAGTATCCGACGTGGTGGCAGTCACTACGAGCGGCGAGAAGGGCCGACGATCCAGTGCGGTGGCTGCTCTCTCCGGCCGTCGCGCTTCGCGGCCGAACCCCCTTCCTCGGCAAAAAGAAACGACGGCAAGAGAAGGAataaaaataatactccctacttctctaaatatttaacgtcgtcgactttttaaaacatatttaatcgttcgtcttatttaaaatgtgtaaaactatatgtatacataaaagtatatttaacaataaatcaaattataggaaaataattaataattacttaattttttttaaataagacgaacggtcaaacatttttaaaaaagtcaacggcgttaaatattttgggatggaggaagtaagtTACAAACAAAGATGGGGTTTAGAaggggagtggattctaatccctcgaggggatatcccctcgtatacctttttctttcaaattcgatgtaaatagttgtgaaaaaatctgaaaaaattgacaatgtagagtataatgatacctactagtcgACCAAAATTCAtcttcaaattcgatctacacatcgagaaacaaaaaagacaaatttagatataaacagtacgctactattcatacgctgaatttgtcttttttatttctcgacgtgtgagttgagtttggacttaagattttgtgaagttatatatatgtgttgtatgaatgttgtcaaatttttccagaatttttcataaccatttagatggtttttgagcaaacaaggaaacatcccctcgagggattagaatagtttcccgtTTAGAAGAGATTGCAACTCAGTAGCTGAGGTCCTGCAGAACAGGCTATAATCTATAGTGGTGGTATCGAGTCCGCAACAAATACAAGCTGATATATAGGGATTATAAGAACTACGCACATGAATGCGTTTGCTTTGGATATGATATTATGggcatgttcagattgtagctaaaataagccatgccaaaattttagtaagatgacaatattaccaaaatttgtctttgacaaaattttggcaggatttcttatgtttttatcaaatttggcaacgaactaaacgtagacattttttttggtaactttgtcaaaaaatggtatggttaaaAATGACATCAATATAAACAGCCCCTATATACTTAATCAACTAACTATGCTATaaagttataatttttttctttcctttcattttttttacaatatccGTTGTAACACCTGCTTTTAGCTAGTAAAATAAAAGCATTTAGGGGGATTTAAAGGCTAAAGCTCGTTGGTCAATATCTATATCTATCTTCTACAATGAAATTTGCTTCTGCCTCTTTCCGTTGTGCTTGTGTCCAGGAAGATTCTTCTATTTTGTTCAAACCAAATGATCCACCATGACGTGAGGAGAGCTCCAAGATTTCAATGACTGACATTCTATTTTACAACTTATAATTGTTTTATATATGCATTATGACTCGCTCGGATCAATCCGTAGTTTTGTtgtgttgttttcttttttagctGAAATGTCTGAGCCCGGGATTGAAATTTTGTTTCGAAATTTCGGACCCCCCTCCTCCCGCAAGTCAATATCTTGGTCGAAATTTTcggttttttttcttgaatttagtcaaattcagttaaattgtgtcaaaattttagaaaattttggttctgccgaaatgaccgaaattttaGCCGAAATCGAAATTGAAACCTGTCTAACCCTGGGCCAAAAGCACTGCGAGGAGCTACAGCTTCGATTTCGATTGATAATAAATAAACTATGCCTCGAAACTGTTACTGCAAAGCAAGAAACTAATGCAGCGAGGGTGACTAAACACATAAACCACCTAAATGGCTTCCACCTAAATGGCTTCTATAGTAGAATCATATCAGAAACATCTAAAAATTCTATGCTTCGATGATAATCTAGTCCTGGAAGGCCCACGCGTTCTCCTTGCGgatctccgcctcctcctcgggcGTGAAGTCGTTGGCGATGTTGAACTCGGCCCTGATCTCCTCCACCGTCTTCCCCCTGATCAGGTCGGCCGCGCGCTGGCACGCGAGGGCCAGCAGGCACGGCACGTTGAGGTAGTTCGCGGCCAGGATCAGGTCGAACAGCGTCGCGTTGTCCACTTCGATGAACGCCGCGTCGAAGCTCTTcagctcctccacctcctcgccggcggcggcggcggcggcggcgtgctcgcTGCAGTACTCGAGCACCTtggcgaggacggcggaggGGACGTTGGGGAGGGGGACGCCGTTGTCGGTGCACTCGTCCTCGACCATGTTGCGCACCAGCCTCGACATGCTCGCCACCGCCTGCGCCACCTCGAATCTCTGGCCGTCGGAGCTGATCAGCAGGAtcatgtcgccggcggcggcggcggcgccggcgacctcctttgctgctgcttccgccATTGGAGATTTTGGTTTAGTTTTCTCGTAGAACACGCGTGTGAACTGTTGTTGATCACGGACGAACTCGTTGAAGCGTCTGTGGTGCTCGACGATCTGTTTGGAAGTCTGTATTTATTGCGGAGTCCAAATTAAATCAAATCCGATTCgaattaattttagaatttttgttatttctggGAAGATTGATAAGTTCTCTTTCCGTTTATtactagggttagggtttaggcttGGGTTCCGtataagggcatgtacaaaggtagagtCTAATATGAGCTCTCTGTATTAATTAATATCACTAGAGACCGTCCTCCTACAATAGTAGAGACAATAAGATTTATAAATCATTAAtgcactaaatattttttttattatacttctTTCCTTTACTATACCCTCATGCAACAAACTTTCCGTTAATAAATGCATAGCAACGATGTTTCTCATTTCTTCCCTCTCTTTCCTCCACGTaaccaaatttacttgcatgataACGAAAAGAGCCCGCTATTAAacaccattgtacatgccctaatctCTTTCCGTTTCCGTACATTTTACTAGGGTTACTGGGTTCCTGGTTCGAGAACCTGATGTAAAACAACCCCACCTATTTCCAAAATACTGGCTGAGAATGGATGCAATCCAATCCAAACAACCTGATGTCACAGATTCTGCTTCAATTGGAAGCTAGAGATGAACCCCAGAAACACGAGGTTCCACCACACATTAGCATCATCGCTTAATTATCCTCAGCATGGCAAATGGCACTTTCACAGTTTCACACAGTATTGGAAACGTTTTTTATGCTACGATGACAAATACAAAAGGTAGAATTGTATATACCCAAAATGGGATTAAACAGATGCTCAAGTAGAGCAGTGGAAACTGATAGAGATCTCAGTTTGTGAAAACCGATCGCTATTAGCTAGCCGGTTTTCGTATGGCATTGACCAAATAACCATCGGTTTTACCAGTTTTCGGTAAACGGGTGAGGTGTGATTTTTACCTCGAACTTGAAATCGAAAAGTTCAACCCTGGTGGAAACTCAACATGTGTGCTTACAAGTTCACGGCCGAAAGATCCATGTTTACTTACATATGCACAGAATGTAGTACGGAAAGGACAAAAAGATACAATATGCCAAGTCTACATCACTCACGAAACTACAACCTTTACACTGAATGTGGAACGagactgaattttttttctagggtAAAAATTAAGTCAGCTGAATGCTTGGGTCAACCAAAACTTCTTCCCAACCCTATATCCAAAGAACCTTGTCGTCCTAAGAAACTGACAACAATTAGAACCTCATTGTAACATTCACTGGTCGCCGAGCAAAAATCCTTCAGCTTCACACACTAAAGAATCTAGTCTTTTGTTGCAAAATTTAGCAGTCTACCCTTGACACATACAGTCTGGAGCAGGGTAAGTATAAATAGATTGCTTTGGTTTCCTCAGTCTGATTTGCCCGTATCTACCCTTGTGCCCTGCTTGTACAGCCTCCTGAAATTCCAACCACTCCATGCTCTTGTTAACAAAGATGCGCCCAAGCAATGCCATGTTTGGCCTTATGGTCTTCATATTCTCAAAGGTACGGTGAGCCATCTAAATTTCAACAAATTATTCTAGTCAGGACCAGTAACAAAGGAAGCAATCAAGCAAATTCAAGATCGAACAGAACATACCAGTGCGTTGTGCATATTCCCAGGAGATGCA is from Oryza sativa Japonica Group chromosome 9, ASM3414082v1 and encodes:
- the LOC107275695 gene encoding SKP1-like protein 5, with the translated sequence MAEAAAKEVAGAAAAAGDMILLISSDGQRFEVAQAVASMSRLVRNMVEDECTDNGVPLPNVPSAVLAKVLEYCSEHAAAAAAAGEEVEELKSFDAAFIEVDNATLFDLILAANYLNVPCLLALACQRAADLIRGKTVEEIRAEFNIANDFTPEEEAEIRKENAWAFQD